TTAACAatattgcagaaaataaaacaaatacagctTGTTAGCAGAGGGGAGTGTTAAGTGCCTTAGAATCAACTATATTCTTCTGACTTTGATTTctaccagctcagtggtcttgtggtGGTGTCTTCCTTGAGACTGGATGGTTGAGAGTTCAAATCCACGgtcgagtcataccaaagactccaAGAAGTAGTTTCTTTCTTCatggaagaaaaaagtttactttattCACATCTTACTCCCTTTTAATATAAATCCCAAATTTCTGCTACAAGTTTTCATAAGATTTGTTTATACTAAATCCTTTATTGCATTGTTTGACAAAGACAAGACTTTGCTCATgagtgagttctcatgtgtctttggAGATGAGATATACGACTAAAACGTTTGTCACATTGTTCACAAGAAAAAGGCCTCTCTCCTGTATGGGatctcatgtgttttttgagataGGACGgaagacaaaatgttttgttacattctttacaagaaaagggTTTCTCTTCTGTATGAGTTCTCGTGTGTGCTCTGAGATGAGATCCATCACTAAAACGTTTGTCACATAGTTTACAATAataaggcttttctcctgtatgactTCTCATGTGTCTTTGGAGATCAAATGGTCGGTAAAAACTTGAattacattctttacaagaaaaaggtcTCTCGCCTGTGTGACGTATTATGTGTCTCTTGAGATCAGACATTTGAATAAAACCTGTATTACATTCTTTACAAACAAAAGGCTTCTCTCccgtgtgagttctcatgtgtcttttgagatcaaatatttgcttaaaacttttgtcacatctCTTACAAGAGAAAGACTTCTCTTTTGTATGATTTctcaagtgttttttaaaattaggtAATTGACTAAAACGTGTATCGCATTCCTTACAGACATAAGGTCTATCGACAGACTCAGTAACGTCTTTGTCAACACGAGAGTTAACTTTTCTTGAGCTTTTACCAGACTTCAAAGAGgaaattcttttttcttttggagattgtttgtgtttcttaaccaaagtttttttctttgaatttttaccAACATCAGAGCTACAATGACTTTTTGAAATGTGGGAGTTGTCCACATTTAGGATATgacttttgtctcttttcttcctgttttgttgGTCTGTTTTTTCATCTGTAGTTAAGGTTGATTCTTTATGCTGGTTTCCTTCATCATCCGGACTACTAGTTACATTAAAACTCTGCTGATTGATAAGATCTGTTTCACTGTATTCATTTTCCTCCAAagtaggaatctccatcaagaTATCAGTTTCCTTCTTCAGATCAAGTtgttcttcatcctgactgatgcaggTCTCCTCTTGCTCCTCTTTAATTGGTAAAGGTTCTAGTTGCCCCCATCCCTCTTCAGTGtatggaggttctggttcctcgtGTTTCTCTttgaagttcctctgctggttccAGAGATACTCCTCTTCAGTCCTATaatgctgggggaggactgcagggaTAAAGACACATGAATCAATCACGGATTTatctgattttaaaatgctttttattggtATAGATTGATtggattcaattttttttctgtcacagacaaatagatttagTTGGATCGttgaaatataaattgattattgTTTCACCCCCACTAAATTAGTTATAAAACGTCTATTTCATCACTAAAatgtaagctaaactccaaattagatcACACTACTCCTAACCTTCATCAGAtgccaattagccaaaacagctagcagattgctaaaatattagctacattccaaaatattctaaaagaaaaaaaaacttgtagaaaacaaattaaccaaaagagctagcatatcGCAAAAACAACAGCTcctaattagcttaaaaaaacggaaaaatgtcctatttagccaaaacaacaagCATAATGCCAAAGTATTAGCTAACTGCCAAAGTACCCCAtgaacctcagtagataccaaaggCCCCTGACCTTGCAGCAATGCATCATAAATCTGACGATTCTTTGAAGTAGCTTAAGCaactaaaataattgtaatagGTCATTATTAGACATGtggagaaagtttggtgactgttGAGATAGTATTTTCAGAACTATTGTGATTCATATCgccattaaaacatttgaaaaaataatgatgacATTTAATATTGTGAAGAGTATTCATGACTAGCTCATATTAATGTTACCAAATCAATGCACCACtctcatgaaaaaaacaaagaaaacccaacatttttctgttaaaaggcTGTTGTAGGTTGTTTGCATTAAGACAACCTAATAAAGACACTTGgtgtcaatttaaaatgtttttcaaagaattattgatcccggaagtccAAATCTGTGAATCCCTTGCTATCTTAGCCTAGCTTATCTGAACTGGTTTTGTGCTCCTTTTTCCCAAACTAGtgccaaaaaaatgtgatgatcCGCTTATGATTTGCACACTTCTAG
This Oryzias melastigma strain HK-1 linkage group LG2, ASM292280v2, whole genome shotgun sequence DNA region includes the following protein-coding sequences:
- the LOC112156763 gene encoding zinc finger protein 25 → MSSEPQEDSDREQPSAAEGTIVQNEEELCDLHKLLDFIWNPQLQLHVVALPQDYLSEEEVLCNQQRNSSVDHEDPEPPQVKEEIEEQEPSQIKEEYEEPEPPEIKDEREKAESYQNKDKQEEPEPPQMKEELEETEPSQMKEEQEEPEPPEIKDEREESESYLIKEEQEEPEPPQMKEELEGLCIIQDLKQETDTLMEIRTCEEVLPQHYRTEEEYLWNQQRNFKEKHEEPEPPYTEEGWGQLEPLPIKEEQEETCISQDEEQLDLKKETDILMEIPTLEENEYSETDLINQQSFNVTSSPDDEGNQHKESTLTTDEKTDQQNRKKRDKSHILNVDNSHISKSHCSSDVGKNSKKKTLVKKHKQSPKEKRISSLKSGKSSRKVNSRVDKDVTESVDRPYVCKECDTRFSQLPNFKKHLRNHTKEKSFSCKRCDKSFKQIFDLKRHMRTHTGEKPFVCKECNTGFIQMSDLKRHIIRHTGERPFSCKECNSSFYRPFDLQRHMRSHTGEKPYYCKLCDKRFSDGSHLRAHTRTHTEEKPFSCKECNKTFCLPSYLKKHMRSHTGERPFSCEQCDKRFSRISHLQRHMRTHS